In Streptomyces sp. NBC_01426, one genomic interval encodes:
- a CDS encoding helix-turn-helix transcriptional regulator, which produces MLVTIARDPAVRLRDVAATCGLTERTVQTIVTDLEADGYLQRVRDGRRNRYEISVGAVFRHPAEAGVQVAGLLALLTGAPAAPDPRATGHETARATADGDSPPAGGTSPERLPSEHSRPR; this is translated from the coding sequence GTGCTCGTGACGATCGCGCGAGACCCTGCCGTACGCCTGCGCGATGTGGCCGCCACCTGCGGACTCACCGAGCGCACCGTGCAGACGATCGTCACCGACCTGGAGGCCGACGGATACCTCCAGCGGGTGCGTGACGGACGTCGCAATCGGTACGAGATCTCCGTGGGCGCCGTCTTCCGGCACCCCGCCGAGGCGGGCGTGCAGGTGGCCGGGCTCCTCGCGCTCCTCACCGGCGCCCCCGCCGCCCCGGACCCGCGCGCGACCGGGCACGAGACCGCTCGCGCCACCGCGGACGGCGACTCCCCGCCGGCCGGCGGGACCTCCCCCGAGCGGCTCCCCTCGGAACATTCGCGCCCCCGGTGA